The proteins below come from a single Saccharophagus degradans 2-40 genomic window:
- a CDS encoding TIGR03032 family protein: protein MIESPDEQTNTFDFTCEYSSNLPELLSALNISIAFTSYQAGRLMVVRSDEKSIDVNYKNFPRPMGLCSTESGLTLGTFAQIINFHRADNLIDQLKAPLPSIQDDITAPRIHPKEQEGGDSAGALEVMSELDSEQEERHSEQLRLQQERQKKLHEGVDPRVDSCFITRSSHYTGMINLHDIDWGDEGLWVVNSSFSCLCTLDPDYSFVPRWKPHFITALVPEDRCHLNGMTLKDGKPAYVTTFSTFDEPGLWRKGDKFNGTLMSVDGNEILIRNLVMPHSPRFYQDSVYYCNSGLGLFCKYNPRTGDEEIIAELQGFTRGVDFYGSLAFVGLSKVRAGNVLHAPPLATKYDETFSGIWLIDLSTNSTIGYIKFTGNVDQIYDIAVIPNCKFPEILEPSHPRMRNHFCIPL from the coding sequence ATGATTGAATCACCCGATGAGCAAACAAACACTTTTGATTTTACTTGTGAATATTCCAGTAACTTACCCGAGTTGCTTAGCGCACTAAATATATCCATTGCGTTTACTTCGTACCAAGCTGGTCGCTTGATGGTGGTAAGAAGCGACGAAAAAAGTATTGATGTGAATTATAAAAATTTTCCCCGCCCAATGGGGTTATGCAGCACCGAAAGTGGGTTAACTCTGGGTACCTTTGCCCAAATTATCAATTTCCATCGAGCCGATAATCTTATCGATCAATTAAAGGCCCCTCTGCCTTCTATTCAAGATGATATTACAGCCCCGCGTATTCACCCTAAAGAGCAGGAAGGGGGCGATAGTGCAGGTGCGCTCGAGGTAATGAGCGAGTTAGATAGTGAACAAGAAGAACGGCACTCAGAACAGCTTAGACTGCAGCAAGAGCGACAGAAAAAATTACACGAAGGCGTCGACCCGCGTGTAGACAGTTGTTTTATTACGCGCTCCAGCCACTACACCGGCATGATCAATCTACATGATATTGATTGGGGGGATGAAGGGCTATGGGTTGTTAACTCCAGCTTCTCGTGCCTGTGCACGCTAGACCCAGATTACAGCTTTGTACCGCGCTGGAAGCCACATTTTATTACCGCCCTAGTGCCAGAAGACCGCTGCCACTTAAATGGCATGACCTTAAAAGACGGAAAGCCCGCCTACGTAACCACGTTTTCTACCTTCGATGAGCCGGGGTTGTGGCGAAAGGGCGATAAATTTAATGGCACGCTAATGAGCGTAGATGGCAACGAAATACTCATTCGCAATTTAGTTATGCCACATTCGCCGCGCTTTTATCAAGATAGCGTCTATTATTGTAATTCGGGCCTTGGGCTTTTTTGTAAATATAACCCTCGTACGGGTGATGAAGAGATAATTGCCGAGCTACAGGGTTTCACTCGCGGTGTCGACTTTTATGGCTCACTTGCGTTTGTTGGGTTATCTAAGGTACGTGCGGGCAACGTATTACATGCGCCGCCCCTAGCTACAAAATACGATGAAACATTTTCTGGGATATGGCTCATCGATTTAAGCACCAATAGCACTATTGGTTATATTAAATTTACCGGCAACGTCGACCAAATTTACGATATTGCCGTTATACCTAATTGTAAGTTCCCAGAGATTTTGGAGCCGTCGCATCCGCGAATGCGCAACCATTTTTGTATTCCACTATAA